Proteins encoded by one window of Spartobacteria bacterium:
- a CDS encoding class I SAM-dependent DNA methyltransferase, whose product MPLSWNEIKSRAVAFSREWAEETREDAEAKSFWDAFFNVFGISRRLVAIFEEPVRSLKDTYNFIDLFWKGVLLAEHKSAGRDLEKAKGQAFDYIQDLAREGRTQDSPRYVIVSNFARVHLYDLEAADQLVADFPLKEFHRHIKHFAFFAGYKQHSFEEEPSVNIKAAELMANLCDTLEDAGYPDHYRQVFLVRLLFCLFANDTGIFDSKAFDLLVEESASDGKDLGPRIAVFFDTLNIPREKRQTTLDEMLAGLPYVNGGLFAASLPVAHFNTAMHDALLDATRFDWSRISPAVFGALFQGVMEPRARRQIGAHYTSEANILKVIRPLFLNGLQDELKKAGTNHAALNRLHDKIAGLKFLDPACGCGNFLVISYREIRAIENNLLAALHHGHHIIDISHLALVDVDQFYGIEIDEWPARIAEVAMWLMDHQMNCDLAEKLGQYFVRLPLKKSPHIHQVNALRTDWAKLLPPNECSYVMGNPPFVGSRMKNEEQKQEIHDLFTATKDCGDLDYVTCWYLKAAQYIQGTKIECAFVSTNSITQGLQVGILWQALDPYKLCLNFAHRTFAWQSEARGKAHVHVVILGFSTIERAAKLLFDYEDILGEPLALVVKSISPYLLDAPFVYVTRQITPICPAPNIFFGNMPIDGGNYLFSATEKDELIIKEPPAAQYFRLYVGAEEFLNGKIRYCLWLKDASPVELRKCPTILQRIQKVRDLRLKSTAKATRQKAETPQLFFFISHPESSYILIPGVSSERRKYVPIGFMSKETIASNLVHIIPNASLYHFGVLSSAMHMAWMRQVAGRLKSDYRYSGNVVYNNFPWPDKVSDERRKGIERCAQAVIDERAKHQAKGATLADLYNPITMPPGLAKAHAALDRAVDRAYRSAPFISERARVEHLFGLYQALTTLFPEKPKKRTQKNAATPATSSE is encoded by the coding sequence ATGCCGCTAAGCTGGAATGAAATAAAGTCCCGCGCCGTCGCCTTCTCCCGCGAATGGGCCGAGGAAACCCGCGAGGACGCCGAGGCCAAATCCTTTTGGGACGCCTTTTTCAATGTGTTTGGCATCTCCCGCCGATTAGTCGCCATCTTCGAGGAGCCCGTTCGCTCCCTGAAAGACACCTACAACTTCATTGACCTGTTTTGGAAAGGCGTCCTTCTCGCTGAACACAAGTCCGCGGGAAGAGATCTGGAAAAAGCCAAGGGGCAGGCCTTTGACTACATTCAGGATCTGGCCCGCGAAGGCCGCACGCAGGACTCCCCACGCTATGTTATCGTCTCCAACTTCGCCCGCGTCCACCTCTACGACCTTGAAGCCGCCGACCAGCTTGTTGCCGATTTCCCGCTTAAGGAATTCCATCGCCACATCAAACACTTTGCCTTCTTCGCCGGATATAAGCAGCACTCCTTTGAAGAAGAGCCATCCGTCAACATCAAGGCCGCCGAACTTATGGCGAACCTGTGTGATACGCTTGAGGACGCGGGCTATCCCGACCACTACCGGCAAGTCTTTCTCGTCCGCCTCCTTTTCTGCCTATTCGCCAATGACACCGGCATCTTCGACTCCAAGGCCTTCGATCTGCTTGTCGAGGAATCCGCAAGCGATGGCAAGGACCTCGGCCCACGCATCGCCGTATTTTTCGACACGCTAAATATCCCGCGCGAGAAGCGCCAAACAACGCTCGATGAAATGCTAGCGGGCCTCCCGTACGTAAATGGAGGCCTTTTCGCCGCGTCCCTGCCCGTTGCCCACTTCAATACCGCCATGCACGACGCCCTTCTCGACGCCACTCGCTTCGATTGGTCGCGAATATCTCCCGCCGTCTTTGGCGCTCTCTTCCAAGGCGTCATGGAACCCCGCGCCCGTCGCCAGATAGGCGCGCACTATACCTCCGAGGCAAACATCCTAAAGGTCATCCGCCCTCTCTTCCTCAATGGCCTACAAGACGAACTGAAAAAGGCCGGAACCAACCATGCCGCCCTTAACCGCCTCCATGATAAGATTGCCGGGCTCAAATTCCTAGACCCCGCTTGCGGATGCGGCAATTTCCTTGTCATCTCCTACCGTGAAATTCGCGCCATCGAAAACAATCTTCTCGCCGCACTTCATCACGGCCACCACATAATAGACATTTCTCATCTCGCCCTTGTCGATGTTGACCAGTTCTATGGCATCGAAATCGATGAATGGCCCGCCCGCATCGCCGAAGTCGCTATGTGGCTGATGGACCACCAGATGAACTGCGACCTTGCAGAAAAACTTGGACAATACTTCGTCCGCCTCCCCCTAAAGAAATCTCCCCACATCCACCAAGTCAACGCCCTGCGCACCGACTGGGCCAAGCTTCTTCCGCCCAACGAATGCTCCTATGTCATGGGAAACCCGCCGTTCGTCGGCTCGCGCATGAAAAATGAAGAGCAAAAACAAGAAATCCACGATTTGTTCACCGCAACCAAGGATTGCGGGGATCTTGATTATGTCACCTGTTGGTATTTAAAGGCTGCGCAGTATATCCAAGGCACCAAAATTGAATGCGCCTTCGTTTCCACTAACTCCATCACTCAAGGCCTTCAGGTCGGCATTCTTTGGCAAGCCCTTGACCCGTACAAACTTTGTCTGAATTTCGCCCATCGTACGTTCGCGTGGCAGAGCGAAGCCCGAGGCAAGGCGCATGTCCATGTAGTGATCCTCGGTTTTTCGACCATCGAACGCGCTGCCAAATTGCTTTTCGATTACGAGGACATCCTGGGCGAACCGCTGGCCTTGGTAGTAAAATCAATCAGCCCATATCTGCTCGATGCTCCATTTGTTTATGTTACCCGCCAAATAACCCCAATTTGCCCCGCGCCAAATATATTTTTTGGGAATATGCCGATAGACGGCGGCAACTATCTTTTTAGCGCTACCGAAAAAGACGAATTGATTATAAAAGAGCCCCCTGCCGCTCAATATTTTCGTCTATATGTTGGGGCCGAAGAATTTCTGAACGGAAAAATCCGCTATTGTCTATGGCTCAAGGATGCCAGCCCCGTCGAACTCAGGAAATGCCCGACAATTCTCCAACGCATTCAGAAAGTCCGCGACTTGCGCCTGAAAAGCACCGCCAAAGCCACCCGCCAAAAGGCCGAAACACCGCAACTATTTTTCTTTATTAGTCATCCGGAATCTTCTTACATTCTTATTCCAGGCGTTTCATCCGAACGCCGAAAGTATGTCCCCATCGGTTTCATGAGCAAGGAAACCATTGCCAGCAATCTGGTTCATATCATCCCAAATGCATCGCTCTATCACTTTGGTGTACTGTCCTCGGCGATGCACATGGCATGGATGCGCCAAGTCGCGGGCCGCCTAAAATCGGATTACCGCTATTCCGGCAATGTGGTTTACAATAACTTCCCGTGGCCGGATAAGGTGAGCGACGAGCGACGTAAGGGAATCGAGCGTTGCGCGCAAGCGGTCATAGACGAACGCGCGAAACATCAGGCCAAAGGCGCGACGCTTGCCGACCTGTATAATCCCATCACGATGCCCCCCGGCCTCGCCAAGGCCCATGCCGCGCTCGACCGCGCAGTGGATCGCGCCTATCGCTCCGCCCCGTTTATTAGCGAACGCGCCCGCGTCGAACATCTTTTCGGCCTTTACCAGGCCCTCACCACCCTATTTCCCGAAAAGCCCAAGAAACGAACGCAAAAGAATGCCGCCACTCCGGCAACCAGCAGTGAATAG